Proteins from a genomic interval of Acanthopagrus latus isolate v.2019 chromosome 7, fAcaLat1.1, whole genome shotgun sequence:
- the LOC119022349 gene encoding tubulin alpha-1B chain-like: MRECISVHVGQAGVQIGNACWELYCLEHGIQPDGQMPSDKTIGGGDDSFNTFFSETGTGKHVPRAVFVDLEPTVIDEVRSGTYRQLFHPEQLITGKEDAANNYARGHYTIGKEIIDMVLDRIRKLADQCTGLQGFLVFHSFGGGTGSGFTSLLMERLSVDYGKKSKLEFSIYPAPQVSTAVVEPYNAILTTHTTLEHSDCAFMVDNEAIYDICRRNLDIERPSYTNLNRLISQIVSSITASLRFDGALNVDLTEFQTNLVPYPRIHFPLATYAPVISAEKAYHEQLSVAEITNACFEPANQLVKCDPRHGKYMACCLLFRGDVVPKDVNAAIATIKTKRSIQFVDWCPTGFKVGINYQPPTVVPGGDLAKVQRAVCMLSNTTAIAEAWARLNHKFDLMYAKRAFVHWYVGEGMEEGEFSEAREDMAALEKDYEEVGVDSVEGEDEEEGEE; the protein is encoded by the exons ATG CGTGAGTGTATTTCAGTGCACGTTGGTCAGGCTGGTGTCCAGATTGGCAATGCCTGCTGGGAGCTTTACTGCCTGGAACATGGGATCCAGCCGGATGGACAGATGCCCAGTGACAAGACCattggaggaggagatgattcCTTCAACACCTTCTTCAGTGAGACCGGAACTGGAAAGCACGTCCccagagctgtttttgtggaCCTGGAGCCCACTGTCATCG ATGAAGTCCGCTCTGGTACCTACCGCCAGCTGTTCCACCCTGAGCAGCTGATCACTGGCAAGGAGGATGCTGCCAACAACTACGCCCGCGGACACTACACCATCGGCAAAGAGATCATCGACATGGTTTTGGACAGGATCCGCAAACTG gctgACCAGTGCACTGGCCTTCAGGGCTTCCTGGTGTTCCACAGCTTCGGAGGTGGCACCGGCTCTGGTTTCACCTCCCTGTTGATGGAGCGTCTGTCTGTCGACTACGGCAAGAAGTCCAAGCTGGAGTTCTCCATCTACCCAGCTCCCCAGGTGTCCACCGCTGTGGTGGAGCCCTACAACGCCATCCTCACCACCCACACCACCCTGGAGCACTCTGACTGTGCCTTCATGGTAGATAACGAGGCCATCTACGATATCTGCCGCAGGAACCTCGATATCGAGCGTCCCAGTTACACCAATTTAAACAGGTTGATCAGTCAGATTGtgtcctccatcactgcctCCCTTCGTTTTGACGGTGCCCTCAATGTTGATCTGACAGAGTTCCAGACCAACTTGGTGCCATATCCCCGTATCCACTTCCCTCTGGCCACCTATGCCCCTGTCATCTCTGCTGAGAAGGCTTACCATGAGCAGCTATCAGTGGCTGAAATCACCAATGCATGCTTCGAGCCCGCCAATCAGTTGGTGAAATGTGACCCTCGCCACGGCAAGTACATGGCTTGCTGCCTGTTGTTCCGTGGTGATGTGGTGCCCAAAGATGTGAATGCTGCCATTGCCACCATCAAAACCAAGCGTTCCATCCagtttgtggactggtgccCCACTGGTTTCAAGGTTGGCATCAACTACCAGCCACCCACTGTAGTTCCTGGTGGAGACCTGGCCAAGGTCCAGAGGGCTGTATGCATGCTGAGCAACACCACTGCTATTGCAGAGGCCTGGGCTCGGCTCAACCACAAGTTTGATCTGATGTACGCTAAGCGTGCGTTCGTCCACTGGTATGTGGGTGAGGgtatggaggagggagagttctCTGAGGCCAGAGAGGACATGGCAGCTCTGGAGAAGGATTACGAGGAGGTTGGAGTTGACTCCGTTGagggtgaggatgaggaagaaggagaggagtAG